CCAGGAAGAAATCGGCCTGCGCGGGGCATCGGTCTGTGCTTTCAATCTCAAACCTGACCTGGCAATTGCCCTGGATGTTACCCATGCCATCGATTATCCGAACGTGGAGAAGAAGAAGTTCGGAGACATCAATCTCGGTAAAGGCGGCGTGATACCCAAAGGACCCAATATCCATCCCTGGATTTATACAAACCTTGTTTCAGTAGCTAAGAAAAGCAAGATCCCCTATCAGGTCAACGCCCTTCCCAGACCGGCAGGCAATGATTCCAACGTGATCCAGATCACCCGGGGAGGCATCCCGGTGGGCGTGGTCGCGATTCCACTGCGCTACATGCATACCCCTTCGGAAGTGCTGTCGCTTAAGGATGTAGAAAACATCATCAGGCTGCTGACTGATTTCATCCTCGGTCTGAAGGAAAAAGTAAATTTCAACTGGTGAACTGATTAACTTGATTTAAAAGACTGGATCACGGCAATAAAAAAAGCTCCCTTTCAGGAGCTTTTTTTTACTTTTCCGTAATTAGCTGACAGATGTGTTGGCAGTGCTCAGTTTGGTTTTAATCGTGTCGAAAATGTCACCGATCGATGAGCCGGTAGCGGTCAGAGCTGCGATGGCCACGATGGCGATCAGGCCGAGGATCAGTCCGTATTCGACCATTCCCTGTCCAGATTCCTCTCTGAAAAATCTTGTCATGTTGCGCCTCCTGTTAGAATTATTCTAAAAGATACATAACAATTCCTGTGCCAAAGAACCAAAATGGCTTGAACAACATGTTTTTCCTTCGAAAATAGGCTTTAGACCACCAATTTTGCTGAAAATAATGTTCACTTTAGTATACATAATTCAAGGGGACTTAGATCAGAGCGGGGAACTGGTGTTCACATTTATATACATCAGATGCTGTAAAAAAGCTCAACTCTCCTGAAGCTCCACCGCCTCCCTGCTGATTTCAGAGGCGAGTCCGAGCAGCAGTTTTTCTTCTGCTTCGAGTTGGTTCAATTCAGTCCGCTGCTCGTTCAATTTATACTCCAGTCCATCCGGATCGCCGGAAAGCGCTTCCTCGGTCAGGGAAACCAATTCCTTCATCAACAGATCCAGCCTGACTTCGAGCTCCCGCTGTTCGTTTCTAAGGTTTTTCAGATATGTGATCTTTTCGTAAAGATTCATCGAGCCCTGCAATTTTCTCTCCCCATCCGTTGATGATCTTCTTCAGGCATTTGACCCGTTCCCTCTTGATTTCCACCATAAACTCAAGATTTTCCAGTGTTGTCCTCAGATTCTCGGCGATCGGCTTATGTCTGGCGCCGGTATGGTTCAGGCTCAGTATTCTCTCTTCCAGATCTGAGATTTCCTTTTTTTTGGACAAGTTGTCAGCTTCTATCAACTGGATGGACTCGTCAAGCTTTTGAAGTGAGGCGAACAATCCTTTGCTCATGATCATTGATAATTTTAGCATCAATAGCCTGATTTTACAATGCCTGACCCTCAGCACGCTTTTCCTGCAACTTCCAGGCAAGCTGACTCACCAGTAAGAATGCCGGGCAGCAGAGCGCTGAAATCCAGCAGAGGTTGAGCAGCATTATGTAAAACAGATTGAAATAAAAAGGCGGGCTGATTTCTATTTGATAATTACCAGGG
The sequence above is drawn from the Candidatus Wallbacteria bacterium genome and encodes:
- a CDS encoding Flp family type IVb pilin — its product is MTRFFREESGQGMVEYGLILGLIAIVAIAALTATGSSIGDIFDTIKTKLSTANTSVS